The genomic stretch acacctgtaatcccagcacttggggaggcagaggcaggcagatttctaagtttgaggacagccgaagaaactatctccaaaaaaaaaaaaaagaagaagaagaaaaaaattttttgctttttctaaatggttattttgtaatttgttcatgctaatttatttactttggttttcacatttttattgaagGGCAGCAGGGAAGGAGCCTCTTCCATCAGCAGGAGTATTCATGGGTTCTTCAGCCATTCCAAACTAGGGTCCTGGGGGTGGCTGGGCACATCAGGCAGGTTCCCGTCATCTCCCACAGGCACTGGGTAGTGGTAGGGTGTGACCTGGTTTATCATTTCTGCATACTTGGTGTAGGGCCTGACCATGGACACAATTACAGGAAGGccccagacacagaaggacagcACCAGCTCCTTTGCCCAGACATTCTTAAGGAAGGCAGAGATTCTTCTGGCCATCTCTTGGTCTTGGTGGCTGAACatgcaaatttaaaatagaaataagtgaATGTATATGCCTGTAACTTACTGGATTTTCATATTTAAACTCTAGAATTAAAGGTGAGACTATAGATGAAATATACATGCTACTGTTTGCAGAGAGGGGTTAAATTACATGTTTTAAGAGTGTGTTGTGTCATCATCtctaaatacattatataatcTTGTCTATTTGAAATTTCTAAAGGTGGATATGGTTATCGAAGAAGTGGTCGAGATAAATATGGCCCTCCTACTCGCACAGAGTACAGACTTATTGTGGAGAATTTGTCAAGTCGGTGCAGCTGGCAAGACCTAAAGGTTTGGGCCTCGTTAACTTTTTCAGCTAAGGTTGAGCATGGGTAAGAGTAGGAAGCAAGTGTATTTATGCGGGCCCAGGCATTCACAGTGTAGTGAACTACATACTTGCAAACCACCAGAGCATTGGGCACTTCTCCAGATAAAGGTCCTATAGGAGTGCAGAAGACATCAAAACTTCACTCATACTTTGCATATGGAGGCCAACTGCTCCAAGAAATCATttgtattaaatgaaaattttccaCTGCAGAGAGTGTTCTAGAGAGATAATGGAGTGGAGCTCTATAGAAAAAGCTAAGACCACCCATGTTTCTATAAACCAAAGCTGTAATATTCCAAACTTTCAGCTTCCGGTGTGTAACCACACAATAAGACTGTCTAGCctgtgttttttgggtttttttttgttttttgtttttggtttctttttttaattctaaagatttgtttattatgtatacagtgtcctgccttcATGTGTACCCACCCACCAGAAGAGTgccccagatctcattacagatgggtataagccaccgtgtggttgctgggaattgaactcaagcccTCTAGAAGTCCAGTCTTAactgctgttaacctctgagctatctctccagccccccacagcCTGTGTTCTTTTGTAAGATTGTTTCACAGTCGGGTATGGTGGTGTGCACTGAGAAAcaattgagatgggaagatcatgaatttgaggccatctagggctacatggtgagttcccgAGGTGAAACTTTAGCTCAGAAAGGAAGTGGGAGTTGTGCCATCTTCCAAGAAACATTTATTATAGGCTGGGCAggacagcatttgggaggcagaggcaagcagaactctagaagttggagaccagcctgacctacgtagtgagtttggggccagccgtGACTACGTGATGAGACCTTGCTCAAAAAAAGACTGGGAGTGAAAATTTATTCTGAAACAGATTTTTGAGTCAAAAATTCCAAGCTTGGGCTGGGGGCGCTGCGGGGAGTGGCGAGGTGGCTCAAAAGAGCTCTTCTAaaccaggctcaattcccagcacccacatgctactcacagccatctgtaactccagttccctaGTATCCAAGGCCCCCTACTGGCCTCTTacggtgcacaggcatacatgaaggcaaaacactcatacacatacaaaaattaatttttaaaaaaaaacacgaCTAACTCTTCCTGACATGTGGCCGCATGGAGTATTCAAAGGTGTTAGTGTTTTCTTTGGTTGTGTTAGCAAAGTCCTTAGTTGGCTTTGTGCTTCTGTACCTTGGCAGGTTTACTCTCAGGAAAATGAGGATAATAGATATTAAAGACTTGGTTTCTCATTAAAGATTTGGTttctcaggccaggtgtggtggcgcacacctttaattccagcacttgggaggcagagccaggcagatctctgtaatttcaaaactagcctggtctacagagtgagtttcagggcagccaagactacacacagagagaccctgtctcaaaaaacaaaaagatttggtTTCTCTACCTCCTACCagttttaatataattttgtttaacataatttctttttgcactggaaattgaaccttgCACATACTGAGCAAGTGCTATACCACTGAACTACCTACCCagccctctttccctctttgtgCAGGGTAGGGAGaatgttgagacagagtctatgtagaccaggctggccttgaactcattagagGTCTTTGCccctacctcctgggtgctgggatgaaagaggcaactctggtttttctttttttctttttctttttctttttttttttaagatttatttattatgtatacagtgctctgcctgcatgtacacctgcaagccagaagaaggtgtcagatcccattacagatggttatgagccaccatgtggttgctgggacttgaactcaggacctctggaagagcagtcagtgctcttaacctctgagccatctctccagctcctgcaactctggtttttcgagacagggtttctctgtatagtcttggctgtcctggactcactttgtagagcaggctggcctcgaactcaaagcaatctgccagcctctgcctcccgagtgctgggattaaagatgtgcaccaccacgcccagcaaagaGGCAACTCTTGGAGGATTTACCCACAGCCATAATCTGGGGTCTATCTTTCTGGGTTTCTATTAATCGTCCCCAACTTTGGTTCCCACCACCTTTGTTTCCTAATGAATACCTCGCTGACCTTGAGCAGTTAGCACCTTTGTTGTGCTTTAGTGTCCACATCTGTAAGATGGGTCACATCTGCCTATGTGGTTATAATAGGGAGTGTGCACTTTAAACACGATAGAGCGCTCGCTGTGGTAGCTGCTATTAGGAGCAGTCTGTCAGCCATCACTAGTTTGGAATTGTGGCCAGCTGAAACAGCAGTGATAGTGGGGCTGAAGAGggggctcagcagctaagagctgtTCTGAGGAGATGGAtttgcacccacatggcagttcacaactctgCAAAGCCAGGCTTGGGGTTACGAGCTtcagtcccagcccttgggagcaGAGGTGGATCTCTCAGTGCAGACGAGCCTCTGCATCTCTAGTTACAGGGACCCAACGCCTTTTGGCCTCTTGagaccaggcatgcatgtgatacacaggcacacatgcaaggcaaacactcatacatgtaagaTAAAAATTCAGAAGGTAGTAACACTAGCCCAGCTTTTCACCTGTCGTCATCACCCAGTTTTGTCATGGCAGTCCCATCTTGGTCTAAGCATGACTCACATCCACGTTCACTTAAACTTGTCCTAGTTCAGATGGCTCCTAGTCTTTTTCCCGGACTTCTGCAaacaattcaaataaataaatgtttgtgcAGAGGCATCCTTGCTTGAATTATGAGTAATGGTCAAATTGAGGTGTGACCTGCACTCTTGACAACTGTGAACGACGCAGGAATGGCGACTGGAAGGTTGTGTATATTGAGACACACTGACAGGACATGCTTGTGATGTAGCAAATAGAGAAATGACATGCTCAGTGTTTACAAACCAGGACAGCACTCAACAAAATGAACTCACGGCACAAATGTCTATTAAGAGTGTTttactggggagctggagagatggctcagtggttaagagcactgactgctcttgcagaggtcctgagttcaattcccagcaaccacatggtggctcataaccatctataatgtgattggatgcatactgtatacataataaaaaatttttttaaaaaaagtgttttactggccgggtgtggtagcgcacacctttagtcccagcactggggaggcagaggcaggccaatccctgtgagttcaaggccagcctggtctacaaagtgagtccacaacagccaaggctacacagagaaaacggggggggggggggggggggggggggggggctagtgTGTTACATAGTAACCCTGAGAAGTGCGCCCAGGCCCTGCATCTCTATCCAGGCTCATTCCTGTCACTTGGTGAACTTCCCTTTGTTCACACGTCAGGCCTGGTTCTGCTCTGACTAAACCACAGACTCCTGAGAGAGAATGGGGACAGAGGCCTATGCTACATGCATCACAGCCTCACTTGCCTTCTGCACTTTAATTTGCgtggttgttatttttttttttttttttttcccctttaggaTTACATGCGT from Acomys russatus chromosome 29, mAcoRus1.1, whole genome shotgun sequence encodes the following:
- the LOC127211908 gene encoding NADH dehydrogenase [ubiquinone] 1 alpha subcomplex subunit 3-like, which produces MARRISAFLKNVWAKELVLSFCVWGLPVIVSMVRPYTKYAEMINQVTPYHYPVPVGDDGNLPDVPSHPQDPSLEWLKNP